In Miscanthus floridulus cultivar M001 chromosome 5, ASM1932011v1, whole genome shotgun sequence, one genomic interval encodes:
- the LOC136553227 gene encoding glycine-rich RNA-binding protein RZ1A-like, whose protein sequence is MSDADEYRCFVGSLSWSTTEADLKDAFGKFGHLSGAKVVLDKFSGRSRGFGFVTFDDKKSMEEAIEAMNGMDLDGRNITVERAQPQSSGSRDRDGDRDYSRGGGDRDRYRGDYSHGRDRGRDFGGGRGGGGGDCFKCGKPGHFARECPSDDGGRGDRYGSRDDKYGGSNGSSRYGSDRGGDRYSGSRDGGSRNGGGGDRYNRDKSGPYERPSQGGYRS, encoded by the exons ATGTCGGATGCGGATGAGTACCGTTGCTTCGTTGGAAGTCTTTCGTggtctactactgaagcagatCTCAAGGACGCATTTGGGAAATTCGGCCATCTATCTGGGGCAAAG GTGGTACTCGATAAGTTTTCTGGTCGATCTCGTGGATTTGGTTTTGTGACTTTTGATGACAAGAAGTCCATGGAAGAAGCAATTGAGGCAATGAATGGAATGGATCTGGATGGAAGGAACATCACTGTTGAAAGAGCTCAGCCTCAGAGTTCAGGCAGCAGGGACCGTGATGGAGATCGAGACTATAGTCGTGGTGGTGGTGATCGTGACCGCTACCGTGGTGACTATAGCCACGGTCGGGACCGTGGTCGTGATTTCGGTGGAGGCCGTGgcggcggaggtggtgattgCTTCAAATGTGGCAAGCCTGGACACTTTGCAAGGGAATGCCCCTCTGATGATGGTGGCAGGGGGGATAGGTATGGTAGCAGGGACGACAAGTATGGTGGCAGCAATGGTAGTAGCCGATATGGGTCCGATCGTGGTGGTGATCGCTACTCTGGGAGCCGTGATGGTGGAAGCCGCAATGGTGGAGGCGGTGACCGATACAATCGTGACAAGTCTGGTCCTTATGAACGCCCCAGCCAAGGTGGATACAGATCTTGA
- the LOC136553226 gene encoding serine/threonine-protein kinase STY8-like isoform X1, translated as MAPRARPPRVEEDPQNLEEGTGESSPPPWSPRAFNPDLHEVQRKICERLRQTGRHDRTLADPTFNARFARHLERLPPRYLLDLDLDNKVDDVLLHWRILDECADPNKRPVFHARFLKYKTVPREDDGIGHSQDSQDHEEPCQKLLEELSLERRKTVDRNDSMSISSRTRDDLKTVLLHEIIFSSIDKPKLLSRLTALLSEVGLNIQEAHVYSTKDGFCLDVFVVDGWKTQETNDLIAAIKETLTHKNASPSNSTNSSTSEKIIDLQQKVGDSEIDLSMLTRGDKIASGSSADLYRGTYKGHDVAIKCLRSKYLSNPSEVEFLQEVLILRGVSHENILQFYGACTKHPNYCIVTEYMPGGNIYDFLHKQSNFLELHEVLRFAVDISKGMDYLHQNNIIHRDLKSANLLLGNDQVVKIADFGVARLGSQEGQMTAETGTYRWMAPEIINHKPYDHKADVFSFAIVLWELATSKVPYDNMTPLQAALGVRQGLRLDIPASVYPRLTKLIRQCWDEDPDVRPTFAEIIIELQDILHHIQAPKGPSRRSRAKMQKKSEG; from the exons ATGGCTCCGCGGGCACGGCCGCCGCGTGTTGAGGAGGACCCGCAGAACTTGGAGGAGGGCACAGGCGAGAGCTCCCCACCTCCTTGGTCGCCTCGTGCGTTCAACCCCGACCTCCACGAGGTGCAGAGGAAGATCTGCGAGCGCCTCCGCCAGACGGGGCGGCACGACCGTACGCTCGCAGACCCCACCTTCAACGCCCGCTTCGCCCGCCACCTCGAGAGGTTGCCGCCGAGGTACCtcctcgacctcgacctcgacAACAAGGTGGATGATGTCCTGCTGCACTGGAGGATCCTCGACGAGTGCGCCGACCCCAACAAGCGACCCGTCTTTCACGCGCGGTTCCTAAAG TATAAGACAGTTCCAAGGGAGGATGACGGCATTGGTCATAGTCAAGATAGTCAAGATCATGAGGAGCCGTGTCAAAAGTTGTTGGAGGAACtcagtttggaaagaagaaagactGTGGACCGCAACGATTCCATGTCTATCTCCTCTAGGACTAG GGACGATTTGAAAACTGTCCTTCTTCATGAGATCATTTTCTCTTCCATCGACAAGCCCAAGCTCCTAAGTCGG CTAACTGCGTTGCTCTCTGAGGTTGGACTGAATATCCAGGAAGCTCATGTTTATTCTACAAAGGATGGTTTTTGTTTGGACGTTTTTGTTGTTGACGGCTGGAAGACACAG GAGACCAATGACCTGATCGCGGCAATTAAGGAGACATTAACACACAAAAAT GCTTCACCATCTAATTCAACAAATTCTTCTACATCGGAGAAAATAATTGACCTACAACAAAAGGTTGGAGATTCTGAAATTGACTTAAGCATGCTAACAAGGGGGGACAAGATCGCATCTGGATCGTCTGCAGACTT ATATCGAGGAACTTATAAAGGCCATGATGTTGCTATAAAGTGTCTCAGATCTAAATATCTCAGCAATCCTTCAGAAGTTGAGTTCCTGCAGGAAGTACTTATTCTAAG GGGTGTTAGTCATGAAAATATTCTGCAATTTTATGGGGCATGCACGAAACATCCAAACTACTGCATTGTAACAG AATACATGCCTGGAGGGAATATATATGACTTTCTTCACAAGCAAAGTAACTTCTTGGAACTCCATGAAGTTCTAAGATTTGCTGTCGATATCTCAAAAGGAATGGATTATCTGCACCAGAATAACATTATACACAGAGATTTGAAGTCTGCAAATCTTCTGCTAGGCAATGACCAA GTTGTAAAGATCGCAGACTTTGGTGTGGCGCGACTTGGAAGTCAGGAGGGGCAGATGACTGCTGAAACTGGAACCTACCGATGGATGGCACCAGAG ATAATTAATCATAAGCCGTATGACCACAAAGCGGATGTATTCAGCTTTGCCATTGTTCTTTGGGAGCTGGCAACTTCAAAG GTCCCATATGACAACATGACACCCTTGCAAGCTGCATTAGGAGTAAGGCAG GGATTGCGCTTGGACATTCCGGCCAGTGTGTACCCAAGATTGACCAAACTAATTCGACAGTGCTGGGATGAAGATCCTGATGTGCGTCCGACTTTTGCAGAGATCATTATAGAACTCCAAGATATTCTACACCATATCCAG GCACCGAAGGGACCCAGTCGTCGTTCTAGAGCAAAGATGCAAAAGAAATCAGAGGGATGA
- the LOC136553226 gene encoding serine/threonine-protein kinase STY46-like isoform X2: MAPRARPPRVEEDPQNLEEGTGESSPPPWSPRAFNPDLHEVQRKICERLRQTGRHDRTLADPTFNARFARHLERLPPRYLLDLDLDNKVDDVLLHWRILDECADPNKRPVFHARFLKYKTVPREDDGIGHSQDSQDHEEPCQKLLEELSLERRKTVDRNDSMSISSRTRDDLKTVLLHEIIFSSIDKPKLLSRLTALLSEVGLNIQEAHVYSTKDGFCLDVFVVDGWKTQETNDLIAAIKETLTHKNASPSNSTNSSTSEKIIDLQQKVGDSEIDLSMLTRGDKIASGSSADLYRGTYKGHDVAIKCLRSKYLSNPSEVEFLQEVLILRGVSHENILQFYGACTKHPNYCIVTEYMPGGNIYDFLHKQSNFLELHEVLRFAVDISKGMDYLHQNNIIHRDLKSANLLLGNDQVVKIADFGVARLGSQEGQMTAETGTYRWMAPEVQEFLFPKTTNPLAPLK, from the exons ATGGCTCCGCGGGCACGGCCGCCGCGTGTTGAGGAGGACCCGCAGAACTTGGAGGAGGGCACAGGCGAGAGCTCCCCACCTCCTTGGTCGCCTCGTGCGTTCAACCCCGACCTCCACGAGGTGCAGAGGAAGATCTGCGAGCGCCTCCGCCAGACGGGGCGGCACGACCGTACGCTCGCAGACCCCACCTTCAACGCCCGCTTCGCCCGCCACCTCGAGAGGTTGCCGCCGAGGTACCtcctcgacctcgacctcgacAACAAGGTGGATGATGTCCTGCTGCACTGGAGGATCCTCGACGAGTGCGCCGACCCCAACAAGCGACCCGTCTTTCACGCGCGGTTCCTAAAG TATAAGACAGTTCCAAGGGAGGATGACGGCATTGGTCATAGTCAAGATAGTCAAGATCATGAGGAGCCGTGTCAAAAGTTGTTGGAGGAACtcagtttggaaagaagaaagactGTGGACCGCAACGATTCCATGTCTATCTCCTCTAGGACTAG GGACGATTTGAAAACTGTCCTTCTTCATGAGATCATTTTCTCTTCCATCGACAAGCCCAAGCTCCTAAGTCGG CTAACTGCGTTGCTCTCTGAGGTTGGACTGAATATCCAGGAAGCTCATGTTTATTCTACAAAGGATGGTTTTTGTTTGGACGTTTTTGTTGTTGACGGCTGGAAGACACAG GAGACCAATGACCTGATCGCGGCAATTAAGGAGACATTAACACACAAAAAT GCTTCACCATCTAATTCAACAAATTCTTCTACATCGGAGAAAATAATTGACCTACAACAAAAGGTTGGAGATTCTGAAATTGACTTAAGCATGCTAACAAGGGGGGACAAGATCGCATCTGGATCGTCTGCAGACTT ATATCGAGGAACTTATAAAGGCCATGATGTTGCTATAAAGTGTCTCAGATCTAAATATCTCAGCAATCCTTCAGAAGTTGAGTTCCTGCAGGAAGTACTTATTCTAAG GGGTGTTAGTCATGAAAATATTCTGCAATTTTATGGGGCATGCACGAAACATCCAAACTACTGCATTGTAACAG AATACATGCCTGGAGGGAATATATATGACTTTCTTCACAAGCAAAGTAACTTCTTGGAACTCCATGAAGTTCTAAGATTTGCTGTCGATATCTCAAAAGGAATGGATTATCTGCACCAGAATAACATTATACACAGAGATTTGAAGTCTGCAAATCTTCTGCTAGGCAATGACCAA GTTGTAAAGATCGCAGACTTTGGTGTGGCGCGACTTGGAAGTCAGGAGGGGCAGATGACTGCTGAAACTGGAACCTACCGATGGATGGCACCAGAG GTGCAGGAATTTCTGTTCCCAAAGACAACAAATCCCCTTGCCCCTCTTAAATAA